A genomic segment from Actinomadura hallensis encodes:
- the aroC gene encoding chorismate synthase produces MLRWLTAGESHGPALTAILEGLPAGVRVTSGEIAEELRRRRLGHGRGARMKFEQDRVTIVGGVRHGATLGGPVAIEVANTEWPKWETVMAADPVAPEVLAAQARNAPLSQPRPGHADLAGMQKYGFDDARPVLERASARETAARVALGAVAKAFLKQTLGVDVISHVIALGEVEAPEGVLPEPGDLARVDENPVRCFDAEAAAKMVAHIDATKKAGDTLGGVVEVLAYGLPPGLGSHVHWDRRLDSRLAGALMGIQAIKGVELGDGFTTARRPGSRAHDEIDGTPGGVRRRTNRAGGVEGGMTTGEVLRVRAAMKPISTVPRRLDTIDVKTGEPAKAINQRSDVTAVPAAGVVAEAMAALVLADAALEKFGGDSAEETARNARGYLSSLPVK; encoded by the coding sequence ATGCTGCGCTGGTTGACCGCGGGGGAGTCCCACGGCCCTGCCCTGACCGCGATCCTGGAAGGGCTGCCGGCCGGCGTGCGCGTGACCTCGGGGGAGATCGCCGAGGAACTGCGCCGCCGCCGGCTCGGGCACGGGCGGGGCGCCCGGATGAAGTTCGAGCAGGACCGGGTGACGATCGTCGGCGGGGTCCGCCACGGGGCGACGCTCGGCGGGCCGGTCGCGATCGAGGTCGCCAACACCGAGTGGCCCAAGTGGGAGACGGTCATGGCCGCCGACCCCGTGGCCCCGGAGGTCCTCGCCGCCCAGGCGCGGAACGCCCCGCTGTCCCAGCCGCGGCCCGGCCACGCCGACCTGGCCGGCATGCAGAAGTACGGCTTCGACGACGCCCGGCCGGTGCTGGAGCGCGCGAGCGCGCGGGAGACCGCGGCGCGGGTCGCGCTCGGCGCGGTCGCCAAGGCGTTCCTCAAGCAGACGCTCGGCGTGGACGTGATCAGCCACGTGATCGCGCTCGGCGAGGTGGAGGCCCCCGAGGGCGTCCTGCCCGAGCCCGGCGACCTCGCCCGGGTGGACGAGAACCCCGTCCGCTGCTTCGACGCCGAGGCGGCCGCGAAGATGGTCGCGCACATCGACGCCACCAAGAAGGCCGGGGACACCCTCGGCGGCGTCGTGGAGGTCCTCGCCTACGGGCTGCCGCCCGGCCTCGGCAGCCACGTCCACTGGGACCGGCGCCTCGACTCCCGGCTCGCCGGCGCCCTCATGGGCATCCAGGCCATCAAGGGCGTGGAGCTCGGCGACGGGTTCACCACCGCGCGGCGCCCCGGGTCGCGCGCCCACGACGAGATCGACGGCACGCCCGGCGGCGTCCGGCGGCGGACCAACCGCGCCGGCGGCGTCGAGGGCGGCATGACGACCGGCGAGGTGCTGCGGGTGCGCGCCGCGATGAAGCCGATCTCGACCGTCCCGCGCCGCCTCGACACCATCGACGTGAAGACCGGCGAGCCGGCCAAGGCCATCAACCAGCGCAGCGACGTCACCGCCGTCCCCGCGGCCGGGGTGGTCGCCGAGGCGATGGCGGCGCTGGTCCTCGCCGACGCCGCGCTGGAGAAGTTCGGCGGCGACTCGGCCGAGGAGACCGCCCGCAACGCGCGGGGATACCTGTCCTCGCTGCCC